Within the Mugil cephalus isolate CIBA_MC_2020 chromosome 1, CIBA_Mcephalus_1.1, whole genome shotgun sequence genome, the region GGGAGGATGTGAAACCCTTTGACGCTCAGTATCTGTCTGCAGCTTCCTCAGTGTGCACCTCTTAAACTATGACTAGCTTTTTACGCTGGGACATTTTTACTGTCTTCAtgattttcatgcattttataGCAGTTGTCTTTCACATTTAATTGAATGTACATATTCCTTATTTTTACAACTAATGCTCATTCACATTCATCAGTGGCAGTTCTATTCTTCTTTAATGTCTATACTGTGTTGATTTGTGGGAAAACTCTAGAGAAATGCATTGCTTTCACCCTGTAAACTGAACACAacaattatttttacataaaaaaaatggactacCTTCAGgcctatttattttaaatacatttatttatgcacaCTGTGAATGAATGCTGGCTTAGACAACATACTTCCTTGGCTTTATTTCAGATCCAGTGGAGGGAAggtttcaaaaatggaagtgttaatagtttattttcatcaattaacaaaatgcagcgTACAAACAGAAgataaatctaaatcaaatcaatatctggtgtgaccaccctttgtcttcaagacagcatcagttcttctaggttCGCtggcacacagtttttgaaggaccTCGgatggtaggttgttccaaacatcttggagaactaaccacagatcttctgtggatgtaggcttcctcaaatccttctgtctcttcatgtaaccTCAGaaacactccatgatgttgagatcagggctctgtgggggccatcaCTCTCttcattatttatacttttgaaaccattcttagtttacagcatttttccacacctgcctaaaacgtATTAACTTATGATGAggttaatttgtccaattaccTAAATCCATTTGATTAAAGCTGAGCACACAttatacttttctttctttctttttttttctctttttttttttgccagatgtTACCCAAGGTTCCAAATTGGGCAAAGTCTCTACCAGTTTTCAGTAGTTGGGGACAGTTGACATGGGTAGTACAGCTCTGAGGGAACATACAAAGAAGGGTATGCTTGGAATATGTGGTGACTCCATGCATCTGCCATAACCGTGGACTTGATTAACACCTGGTAACCATCTCCATATATGGCCCCGTTGAACATTGCTCTTTATCTGTTTCGATATAAATATTTCTAATTCTCTGTAAAAGCCAGAGACACAGCAGGCTCTCCATCTTTCACCTTCTCTCTTCCTGtgataaaaccaaaaaaaaaaaaaaactgaatgcacCCAGGATCCACGTAGGAAATGGCATGACAACAGGAAGTAGCGGAAATATCAAAACAGTGCCTATATGTATACTGTTGGCTGCAGTGCACACCACAACCCTCGCGAGAGTTTGATGCTTTCAGTTGGCTTTAGTTTGTTTGGCAAATCATTTAGTGTCTGATTCTTCATCAGGTGCGGTTGTTAAATTTGTGATCCCCAGTCTTTCACTTGTCACACAAAAGTCCAGTTTGTTAGTCCCCAGTTTAAGCCTGTATTTACTATATAAGTAACTTGAATGTGTTTTGGTAGAGGGCTAAAATAACATGTCTTGACGGCGCCCGAAATCAGTCATTTATATCCTGTGACAAAATTGAGATTCAGTGATGTATTATGTCTGAGCTGAAGTCTGAGCAGAACAAACTGGACATTTTTGATGAGAGTAATATTCTGACAGAACGTCCATAACACATGGAGGATACCAGAGGGATTATTCCACCAGAGACATTCAGTGACATTCATTTCAAAAAATGTATTGAGGCTGGTCTTGTACTCAACATGTTTGCGTTGACAACAGAGGGCTGGTCCTTAGTGACCACATCAGATTCCATGTTTTGAATGTAACCTTGCTGTTCATTCTGCAGATCGGGAATGAGTAAAAAACCTAACAATGCGATGCAAAACTGAAATTGCGACTGTGTTCCCCCTCAGAGACAGAATGCTTTTGACATCGTTCTCCccactgctcctcctcctactaTTCTCTCAAGATGTGCGGAGCTATGAGGCACCCGTTGATAAGCAGGATGTGTTTGCTAGAAGACCCTGTCCTGCATTCTTGACCTTCAGCAATGCTGCCTATCAGTCTGGAGTCACTGTGGAGCTGCCCTGCCACTGCAAACCACAAAAGGTAGTGAAACATTCAGTGTGTGATGATGGTTTCCCGTTCTTTAATCCAAAAATATGCAGTAAGTATCTCTGTGACATATGAGTGTTTGTGAAGTTATGTGACCACATGTAGATAGCAAAGACTTGTGGTACGTAATCATGCTGCTTGCCTGTGCTCAACTCTTATCTGATAAAAGTCTGGGGTAGTGATTTAATAGATACTTGGGTAAAAATAGCCCTGCACACAAAACTGAATTAGAAATCGAGTAATTTGACTACTATGTTTCtgaatacttttttatttacatgtctgAAAGAATGTTAGTAATTCTTTAAAATTCTGTGGCCAGTGGAACCTAATACTGATAAGAATTTACTTATTTCTTAGTCTAGTCAGTGTAATAAGAAATGAGGTTTAGAAGAAGACACATAACATATCTGAGCATGGTCAGGAGAGGAAAATGACAATGAGAGAAATCCGAGTAgtctaaaacaacaaataaaggtGCCTCAGAACCTTTGGAACTTACACAAATATGAAACCAGTTCTTTGAAGTTTGTACTGATTATATTGACCAAAAGCATTATTTTGATGCCTTTATCTGTCAGGCCCAGTCGGTTGTGTGGTTCTTTAGAAAACATCTGGCTGGCTCCCAGGAGACCAGAGCCCTTTCTGATTACCATGGCAACAAGCTACTGGACAGCAGTCAGGTTCATCACAGCAGAGACCTTCGGAGTCGATTCTCCATCCAGCTCTTCAGCCTGCTTATTTTCAGAGCGGGGCCTGACGACTCAGGCATATATATCTGCGGCTCCGCCCACAAAGACTTCTTCTATGGTTACGACCTGGACATCCAGGAAGTGCACAAGCTCAGCTTCACTCCGAGGTGAACCGATAGACAGCTGGTTAAATACTGTGCTGTCAAACTCTGACCAGGATGATGGGCAATGTGTTATTTCGAATGGAATTGACTCACTGCTGACAAGTAAACATGTATTAACATCTAAGGTCAATTCTGTGTTAAGATCTCGGCCATATTTAGAGAAACGTGATGTACAGTATtatcacagcagacatgttaaATGTTTGGCTCTTCTCACTGTTAACTAAGTGAAATCCCAACCCCAACAACACTACTTGTAATTAGAATATATCTGTTGTATAGCTTACAGCTAATAAGAATCTTAATATGAATGTCATGCTTATCCACTGGCTTGATGCTCATAGGTTCAATccaaaaagtgtgaaaaagaaaacacctggCTCTCCTCCGCCACTGTACCGTGTCTTCACCAGCTTCCGGCCCTGGTCGGTGTGTGATCGCTGTGGGGTGCCAGGGGAGCAGGTCAGAGTAGGACTCTGCAACGTCCACTCGCGCTTCCTGCATGTGCGCTACAGACGCGCCAATCAGACAGTGGCTTCATGCGGTTCAGGGGCGGTGCCTCGGGCTTTCAGCAATCTCAAGCAAAGAAATGTTGGTGCTACGTTGGAGGTCAAAGGCTGTCAAGTAACTTGTGCATCTCACGGCCCTCCTTCCTCGAAACTACTCGCTCTGATGGCATTTCTTGGGTACAGGTGAGCATGTGCTCTAAGCACATACAAAGAAAGGTGGTGGGTAGAAACAGGGTGCAGAAAATTATTCGAGTTATCATTTCATTGGTCAGTATTTTAGACAAAGCCCTACTACTATCACCTTTAGCATATAGCCTTGAATTTGTAGACCCGTAACAAGGCTGACAATACAAGTATTCGCCATAGTTAATAGTTTAATaatgtatctgtgtgtctgtattataGTTCTGCCTCCCGACCAGTGGATGTGCCAGTGTTCTTCCTGAAACACCCAGCAGAACGTGTACTCTCCCTGGGGTGCCCCGGGGCTCAGCCTAATATGGCTGTGGCCTGGGACCGAGGACAAGAACCCATCTACCGATTTGAGCACTCTGCAGGTGGTAACCTCAGTGTCACACCCCCCAGGCTGCTGATCGACACTGGGCACCACCTGGTGTTTCAACCGGCAAAAACAGAGGACTCAGGTACCAACTACTGTGAAGTAATGTATCACAGGGCACCATGCTTTCACACCAATTTGTGTGCCAGCTTTTAATGGCAGTGGAAGTGTGTTATGAGCCCAACACAGAATTTATATCTGTTGCACCATCTAGGCGTAGTGCTGTGTCTGGGAGAAATTGTAATGCCTGAGTAGAGGTAGGTGTTTTAGATGGTGCAAGcgaaataaatatttatcacaaAGTTGGACGTTGccgacagctgggataggatcCGTTACATTTTCAAAAACCTGTAAAACtgacggcaaaaaaaaaaaactgctgttgtGGCTGAGACACGGCACCCTCTACTTTAATTGATGAACATATTTACAAACCGTTTAAATAGTAGTACACTGTAACAGCGTGGAGCTGCTGATGGCTAGGGTTAGCGCTGTAGATCAGTgtgtcaatttattttttttaacttttgcctACATAGGAATGTGTCATCAAGCATTTGCTATCAGACAGTTACATAAATATATCTTTACATGCCCCttttataaataacatttaaatagtcTTTTATGTTGTCAGGATCTCATTTGTGTGATGCTTTGTGCTTAATGAGTATATGGTTATGAAACTTtcaccacacacaaaacaactgacTGCACTGTTCTTTTAATATCCAGGTGTCTACTACTGCTGGCTGCAGGGCCACCGGGCCTCTGAGATACGTTTACTGGTTTATGCCCACTTAGGGCGTGGCCAGTCAGTGTGGTCACATCCTGACCTGCCAATAGCCGTGAAGACGGTGTTAAAGACATATGCTGCCATGACTGCTGTGTTTTGCCTGCTGGTACTCATCAAAGCTGCAATCAAACACCgcagagacacagcagacacacacgTGGATTAAACTTGGTCTAATATAACCTGTGTAGTTATTTTCTATGATTATGTTGTTTTAGTAAAATAGACACAGACGCCGCATCACTGCATTATTTAGTCGAGAATTGTGATTACAAGcgagagaaaaacacagcataGCTCTGCTTCACTTCTCTTGATGAAGTCAGTTGGTTGTTCCACTGTGGCAGCTTCAAGTGGTTACAACAAGCAGTTTGGATGCACTGCTAGAGACATGATGGGGGGGAAAGCAGAAAGCTGCATTTCCATCTGTCCAACACTTGGCTGAATATGCTAAAAGCAAACATTAGACATCGTATTAATTACGCGAGGCTGACAAGCCAAGCTGCAAACATTaccgtgtttgttttgttttaaactctttcacattttcatttttaaccacCATATTTGAAGCAAAATGCCGATGGTAATTGCAATTATGTAGTCATTATAGTTGTGGCTGAAAACATACAGCGGGAGCAACACCCTTGTTAAAGTGTTGCATGTTTCCTGATGTCCCCATTTAAATACAGTTGTGTCCCTGTTCCGACTGTTCAAAGAAACTAAAGGATCCCAGTTGAGAGTACGTATTTGGGTGTATCTATACTTGCAGATAATATTGTAAAAGACAGACATTCAACATGAGATGTAAACAAATAAGAATCAGAATGTCTTCACTGTCAGCTGCTGAACAGTTTCAAAACCAGACAGTTATGCATTATGTTAAAATGCTTTCTACCAAGGAGTTTTCCAGGCAGATGGGACTTCCTCAGAGGAAGTAAAGTCTCTGTTGAGCCATTGTCACAACCACAGCAGAGTTCACAGTCCATGGAAGATCATCGCTGATATTGACCCCCTGGA harbors:
- the LOC125021990 gene encoding Ig-like V-type domain-containing protein FAM187A, with the translated sequence MRCKTEIATVFPLRDRMLLTSFSPLLLLLLFSQDVRSYEAPVDKQDVFARRPCPAFLTFSNAAYQSGVTVELPCHCKPQKAQSVVWFFRKHLAGSQETRALSDYHGNKLLDSSQVHHSRDLRSRFSIQLFSLLIFRAGPDDSGIYICGSAHKDFFYGYDLDIQEVHKLSFTPRFNPKSVKKKTPGSPPPLYRVFTSFRPWSVCDRCGVPGEQVRVGLCNVHSRFLHVRYRRANQTVASCGSGAVPRAFSNLKQRNVGATLEVKGCQVTCASHGPPSSKLLALMAFLGYSSASRPVDVPVFFLKHPAERVLSLGCPGAQPNMAVAWDRGQEPIYRFEHSAGGNLSVTPPRLLIDTGHHLVFQPAKTEDSGVYYCWLQGHRASEIRLLVYAHLGRGQSVWSHPDLPIAVKTVLKTYAAMTAVFCLLVLIKAAIKHRRDTADTHVD